Genomic segment of Nostoc sp. TCL240-02:
CTATTGTTTCAAAATATTTGGGAAACATATATAAAGGTTGGGATGCAAATCCTAACCCGTTCACTATCATTACTTTAACAACATGACCAGGACTGACTTTTTCTCCTTCCTCTTCACCTATTAATTCATTAATTATTTTTACCAACCCAATCGCATCTACTATTCCTGCCACTATGCCTAAATGGTCTATATTCTGAATTTCAATGTCTTTGCCATTCAACATCACAACAGTCTTCTCCAAATCTTCTGTTGTAATTTTCTCCTCTTTAATTTTTGTTATCAATTAATTTTTTAAAATCTTTCTTTTTCCCTTTGTTCTGTTTTCATCACAACACTTTTCTTTCTCTGCATCTCCTTAGCTCTTAATACAACTAATTTTCATTAAGTCTCTTGACTCTTGCATCTACTTTAGTTCTTATGTACTACTTAATCAGTTTTTTGTTGATGTATGACAGTTAGGGTGCGGAAGGTAGGTTTTAATTTTTTATTTATCAATTGTTAAAGAAAGTTTAACCATAACAAATGTAACTTGATTAAGGCTGGAATTACAGCAGGAAGATATTCCTTTAATCAGAGGTAATATGATTTTTTCGAC
This window contains:
- a CDS encoding DUF4277 domain-containing protein is translated as MITKIKEEKITTEDLEKTVVMLNGKDIEIQNIDHLGIVAGIVDAIGLVKIINELIGEEEGEKVSPGHVVKVMIVNGLGFASQPLYMFPKYFETIACEHLIGANEQSFQSPNAVESRCQSC